A portion of the Marinobacter alexandrii genome contains these proteins:
- a CDS encoding response regulator transcription factor translates to MGNILLVEDDDSFGYILKEYLEMNDFRVTLAKDGEDGLKTFQRSSFDLCLLDVMMPLKDGFTLAKEIREADPDIPFMFLTAKALKVDKLKGFRLGCDDYIVKPIDEELLIARIKALIKRACSDADVLDRVTHYHIGHYSFDFNNQALTFEDHIQRLTEKEAKLLQLLCEHKHSVLERNKALKSVWGHSDFFNRKSMDVFIHKLRQYLKKDPSVQIVNIHGKGFILEDKVIH, encoded by the coding sequence ATGGGCAATATTTTACTTGTAGAAGATGACGATAGTTTTGGGTATATCTTGAAAGAATATCTTGAAATGAATGATTTTAGGGTGACGCTCGCCAAAGATGGTGAAGATGGTTTGAAGACATTCCAGAGAAGCTCATTCGACCTTTGTTTACTTGATGTTATGATGCCTCTGAAAGACGGATTTACATTAGCTAAAGAAATAAGAGAAGCTGATCCTGATATTCCATTTATGTTTCTGACAGCAAAAGCCCTAAAAGTGGATAAGCTAAAAGGTTTTAGGCTTGGCTGTGACGACTATATAGTCAAACCAATAGATGAAGAACTATTGATCGCGCGAATTAAAGCATTGATCAAGAGAGCTTGTTCGGATGCTGACGTTTTAGATCGAGTAACACATTATCATATTGGTCATTATTCTTTCGATTTTAATAATCAAGCGTTGACTTTTGAAGATCATATTCAGCGACTCACAGAGAAAGAGGCAAAACTCTTACAGCTCCTATGTGAGCATAAGCATTCGGTTCTAGAGCGCAACAAAGCACTAAAAAGCGTATGGGGGCATAGTGACTTTTTCAACCGAAAGAGTATGGATGTATTTATTCATAAGCTCAGGCAGTATTTAAAAAAAGATCCTTCCGTTCAAATTGTCAACATTCATGGC